A genomic segment from Cyprinus carpio isolate SPL01 chromosome A22, ASM1834038v1, whole genome shotgun sequence encodes:
- the LOC109092501 gene encoding uncharacterized protein LOC109092501, translating into MLNIMKIMQLYLYLLIWCEAAETLTDQLTDLGQNVTINCDLDVQEANWLLLKLPDSPILILLSSTTSANFYYNKTFKHKYSVKSKHSLFINNVTLDDLGLYYCSTTDTPPKYSNGTRLYITELSLNLENKNHTVMKYTEQNQTHWQIIILISAFINALLIIVVIGLVKMFVLGSKRTRDNLKRSQDTHRPQPRVMDLGQPQNSSQAQDAMVHFSTPCKRFQPCQINDTYAFLQLPESITDNNL; encoded by the exons ATGTTGAACATCATGAAGATCATGCAGCTTTATCTTT ATCTGCTCATATGGTGTGAAGCAGCAGAGACTTTAACAGATCAACTAACAGATTTGGGTCAAAATGTGACtataaactgtgatcttgatgtACAGGAGGCTAACTGGTTATTACTGAAACTACCAGATTCTCCGATCCTGATATTACTCTCTTCTACAACTTCAGCTaatttttactacaataaaacatttaaacacaaatattcagtgaaAAGTAAACATAGTCTGTTCATAAATAATGTCACTCTTGATGATTTAGGACTTTATTACTGTTCGACCACAGACACACCTCCAAAATACAGCAACGGGACCAGACTGTACATCACTG AACTAAGTCTAAATCTTGAGAACAAGAATCATACAGTGATGAAGTACACTGAGCAGAATCAGACACACTGGCAGATTATTATCCTCATATCTGCTTTCATAAATGCTCTTCTGATCATTGTGGTCATAG GACTAGTAAAGATGTTTGTTCTTGGAAGCAAGAGAACCAGAGACAACTTGAAACGATCTCAAGATACACACCGACCACAGCCTCGAGTTATGGATCTTGGACAACCACAAAACTCAAGCCAAGCGCAG gatgctATGGTACACTTTTCCACACCATGTAAAAGGTTTCAGCCCTGCCAAATAAACGACACATATGCATTTCTACAGCTGCCAGAATCAATAACAGATAATAACCTCTGA